The nucleotide sequence TGATCAATCTTTAGTTGAGTTATCTAGATAAGGAAAAAAGACAGTCACTGAGTGCTTTCTCTCTCACCCTGGATAGGGCTTTGGGGATGCTGGGGACTCTGGGGCACTCACATCGGTGTTTTGATAGGCGGTCACAGCAATGAACTGCGTTTCTGAGAAAGTGAAGGTCTGTGTCTTAGAGGGCTCATTCAAGTCCTCCACGCCATCCTCTGTGACTTCAACAATGTGCAGTCTCGGCTGGTACTTGTGTAAAGACTGTAAGACTATCATCTGCAAATGGTACAGAAAAAAGAGCTGCCAATTCTCAAAAGTGAAGTCGATTTTGACCAATTCTATATTTTGGAATGGAACTTGCTTGCTCCTCAGCCCACAGCTAACTTTTTCTGTTGCCATTTTTGAAACTTAAAACATAGCCAAGTATGTGTGTTTCATAAACACTCTTGTGTCTTGGTTTCCTAAGTCGCCAAACGATTTCAGTCTTTCTGTTCCTAATCGTTCACTCACTGTTATTGATATCCGATaggaaaatgaccaaaaaaaaaaaaaaaaaagtagaactgAGAaaggtcaaaggaaaaaaaaatactagaaagtGGCAACAGGTAGCTGCAAATATAAACACAGTAAAGAATACAGAAACTGATTAGAAAACAGATTCACAGCCAGAAGACACCACCTCCTCTGTCACCCTACctgggtgttgttgttgtttgcgcCTTTGTTATTGGTGAGTTTTAACTTCCCAAAAGAAATCTCCTGTCTCATCCAGTGGGAACCAGTGTTAGGAGACTCGGGGTGAACATACATTTTGTTGCctaagagaaaatgaaacaaaacacaaaactcaAGCATATATGGCTGTTTGCAAATGGAGGTAGGGGGAGAGAGAATTTACTACTCATGGGCAAGATTTAAGAGCTAGACTTACAATGCCTGTCTCTCCTTAGAGGCTTAAGAAGACCAGTGGAGACCAAGTAGTCTCTACTGATTCCCCTCCCAGGGGCCCTGTGCTTCCGGCCTTCCTTGGACAAAGCAAAAATGGAGCCAACGGGCAGTGCCTCTTGAAGGTCAATTTGCCGATGTCTGAAGCTAGAAAGTCAAGATCTGATGATGGAAGGTGCTTGGATTTTTATGATAAACTCAACCTTGGGGAGATCTCTTCTCAAGTTAAGATTAAAATGTCAGGAGCCTTGCCTCCCGGAGAGTTTATGGCAATGACGTCCTCAGAGGTAGGGATGTGGCGGGGCAGGCTAGCTAGGGTCGTGGTTAACATGCTATACGCTAGCCAGCAAGAGGTCTGACTTAGCGATTATCTCCCTCAATCAAACATTCAACACGAAGAAACTCCTGCTAACACCTCCAGGCCCCGGATGCGGAGGAAGCGATGCGAGATTTGGTTGTGCGTGGTCTGAGCGGGGCTCCCGGCGCGCCACCCTGCCCAGGCCTCCTCTCTCCTCACCCTGCATGTTATTGTCCGCTTTTCCGCAGGTCACCCATTTGCCCCCCTGGAAGCGCCAGTGGTTGGGGTCCGCCAGCACCACTTCTACGAACACGTTGTAGTGGGCGGTGGGATTGAGTCCGTTTATGTTGAAGCTCAAAAAAGGAAACATGCGTCTGTGCAAGGGAATAGAACCAGGAGATGTAAATCGCGACGCCGGGGCACAGACCCACGTTCGAGTACGCCACTGGGAAGTCTACAAACAGAATACCTGTGGGTCCAGTGGCCCTCACTACGTACAACATTCTTGAGTTGGCAACTCGCGGGGAAACCTCTTTCCCGAAGTAATTTGCCCCAATTTATTATTTCCCCCAATGCCCGCGCTTCTGCATCCCTCACTCAATTTCTCAACCCATTCAGATGctcattcattttcttccaggatgtttctatttaaaaatctatttttttttttacaagtacgAGTGCCAGGGAATATTAAGTTGCTCTcgtttaaaaaaacagaaacaaaaactctACTGGTAAGGCTAAAAGTGTCCCTCGGACGCCCCTCTCGCAGCAACCACCCCTCACTTTCCCCAGAATGAACCAGTGCCCGCAGTGGGATTTGTAGCCGAACTTTCCCGGGCCGGGCATCCCAGCCCAGTCGGACTCCAGGGCCGGCCTAACCCACTCCCCGGCTCAGCCCTCGCTGCTGGCGCTCACGTCCTCGCGCTCGTCCCCCGGATGCGCCCCGTGGAGACCTTGGCGCCTAAAACTGCGGGAGCCCATCTCCAGCGCTCGGGGGGAGCCACCCCTCGAGCCTTCTGGCCGGCCTGCAGGGACCCGTGTACAGCTGGGCAGGGAGATCTAGGAAATCCAGCTTTGTGGACAAGCCTCAATTTCTATTTCCGCCTCCTCCTCGTCAGTCTGGGTGAAGATGAGGAGAGCGAAGAGGGGAAGCAGCTTTAGCCTTAGCGCCCTGCACGAAGCGCTGGTGCGCGGACGGACTGGAGACACGGCGTCTCCACTGGTTGAGCGAGGAAACTCTTCCAGCCACGAGCGGAGTGGGCGGGCCGCGGGACCCCATTCCCGGCCACCCCAGGACCACACAGGCCTTCTTTGCCCCCGCGCCTCCGGGCCCCTCCGCGCTGCGCTCACCTGCCCTGTTTCGTAATGATCATCTCGGTTTGGTGGCGGTGGAATTTGAGCCACAGAGGCCGGTTGCACAGGTAGACGTGGGCGCGGAAGCCGGAGCCGGGAACCCCCAGACCCCCTAGTCCTCCGCAGGTACCTGCGGCTGCCGCCGCTGGGTACGGCCCGTAGAGCGGAGCCCCCTGGCCGTACTGATACGCGCCCGGGCCGCctccaccgccgccgccgcccgcgccgccGCTCGCACCGGCTCCCGTGCCGAACTGCGCCCTCCCGGGTGGGCACACGGCCGCGGGGAAGCCGCCGGGGGGCAGCATGGAGCCGTAGGGGTAGCGCGCCCCGTTGGGAGCCGGGTACACAGACCCGTGGGGCGCCCCGGCCGCCGCCTGGTACGGGAAGAGCGAGCAGGGAGCCGCCAGCTCCGAGCCCTGAGGCCCGGGGGACTGGAGGTAGTAGCGCTCCGAGCTCAGGCTGTCCATGGAGTAGCGCGCGCTAGCCGCGGCGGCGGCCGCAGCGGCTGCGGCGGCCGAGGGCAGCTCCTCCTCCCCGCAGGGGGAGCCCTTGCGGCCGTCCGGGGGCCCCGGCTTGGCCACGGCAGCGGCGCTGGCAAAGGCGTCCCCGGCGTCGGCGTCACTGAGCATGGTTGCGGGGGCCCCCGCGCCGGCGGCCGCAGGTTCCCCGCTCGCCGCCTCGCACGAGAGACTGCCCGAGAACTTCTTGGGCGCTTTGTCTAAGTCCAGCCTCTGAGGCGAGGGAGCCGCTCCCGGGAGGTGGCCGGCGctcccgccgccgcctcctcgCGCCCCCTCCAGCGGGTAGAAGTGCGCGCCGGGCAGGTTCACAGAGCTCACCAAGAGCTGCTCCCCTAACTGCATGCTTTGCAGAGCGCAGACGGCAGCTGGCTGCTTCCTCTCCGGCCGCGACCTGATTATAAAGGCAGGATGGGGGAGCCAGCGCCCTCTTCCGAGGGGAAGGTAACTTCCCCTTCCTCCCGTGCCGGGTTACCCACCTGGCGACACGCGGGCCGCTAAGGCGCGCGCAATTGCGCGCTGCGAACCCAGAACCCTTTCCGAATGGAAAGCGCACGGAGTTTGAAGGCAAGAGGCTAAAGCTGACCGGGAAGCGATCCGCTTTTCCTTCCCGGTCCTTTCTGCCTCTCTGGACCTGTACTCTCCTGGCCCGCACACACAGGAAGAAGTCTTAGatctctctccccatccaccACCAGAGCTAGCCTTTCTGCCCTTCTCCACTGACAAACTATCGGTCAGGTTGACCACTTGGAAACTTGCAGGCTGTCATTGGCTGCTTTATATATGTGAGGCCAGGGAGTGGCTTCGCGGCCCTACAGCCTCGGGACCCTCTGATTGGTTGTTGGAGGTGACACTAATTCAATTAGGCATTTACTAATTGGATCAAGTTGcctgagactttattttcctatcctttagcctgatttttttttttttttttgagatgctgTCATGCTATGAGAATCAGTCCTGGTGTCCGTATTTCGCTGGAGTTTAGGGTCTCCGTAGCGGGGTCCACTCTTGGCACAGAAATCGAGACAGCTCTCCgagtgggggtgagggggcgggCGCAGGTTGTGGAGGCAGGAGGTAGAAATGCTCTGCAAGTTGATGGCCTGCAGAAAGGCACCGGTCCCTGAGGGTGAGGATCTGGGGCGAGTTGGAGGGAGGCCCGAGAGAGGTCTCTTTCCTCGTCGGGGGCTGTAACTTCAGGCACACTTTCCTCCCCTGGAGGACTCTCTGGCTTTCAACACGCAGGAACCACTTTTTGTTCGGTCCTACCCTTTTACCCAATGGGAAGGGTTTACTGAGAGGAACTTTGGGCTTTGGGGATTCCAGGGACCGCACTGCTATCCTTTAGGACCGAAGCCCTGGTGGGGTGGGCTATTGGGAACTACCCGGTGGGGTGGGCTATTGGGAACTACCCTCATCCCCAGGCTCACTCCTGCTTCAGCAGACAGTCACTTTTACGCCCCACAATTGAAAATCCACTCTCAGTTTCCCTGAATCCCGGATCCCACCCCCTCCCATCTTCAGTTGGACCTGACGCCGAGAAACAAAGGTCCTCAAGCAGCCCCGCGGTTAAGATTCCCTGTGCCTCTCCTCTGCAGCGCAACACAGAAGGTGGAATAATTAGTGAAATAATCAGTTTGATATTGAATTAAACCCTTTTCCCCCAGCTGCCTGTTTCTCCCCCTGCGTTTCTGCAGACAGCAGAGCAAGATGATGCTGTCCTATTGCATTGTTTATTAATACAGAAGGTGTGGGGCACGTTTCGTTGCAGATAAGAAGCCTGAATATTTGCTGTTAATAGATAATTATAGACGCCGCTTTTAGTCGCTCCGGGAGCGCGTTTTCCGGCTAAGAGCTCGGGACTCTGCTTCCCCAACAGAACGCGATCACACGGGAAACTCTTCTCCCGCAACTCTAGGCGGTGGCAGGATTCGTTGAGCCCGCATACGCCGGTGCAGAGCGGCTCGAAGCGTTCCAACTTAGATTCCAACCACAGCAGCGTAGATACTGGCACCTCTGGGTTAGAGTGAGGCGGTCCTTCACGCACTCCGACGCTCCAGGGCGGTTACCAATTCTCCGCGGCAGTGGAAACGGTCAAGGCCCAGCCAGAGCGGGGGAGGGAGCAAGTTAAGCGAGCGGGCCGGGGCTGGGGCCTCGCAGGTCCCGGCACCGAAGCCCCCCAGGTCCTTGGAACGTGGTCTGGAGTGCGCTCAGCCCAGCGCTTCTCTCACGTCGTCCCGCTGGTTTAATGCGGGCTCTCGGTGGCTCTCTGCTTTGATCACCACCCCGTCCACTCCCAGCTCACcggcttttgttttcttttgatccACAGAAGTCCTGACGTATTGcagttttcaagtattttttgtGCTTTTTAGACTCCAAGATACTCAACGTGGAGGTTCCGTGAGGCGGCCTTGAGAGCAAGAAGAGAAAGGGCAGTTTGGCAGGGGAGCCCGGGCTGGGGGATCTTGTTACCGCTCGAGGCTCTTCCACATCAGCCTTGACCTGAGCTGCAAGATGTTTGAGGGAAAAGGCAGCGGTGAGATCAAATCTCACgtgttgcttttatttatttatttatttatttattttggagacAGAGTGGCTCGAGTCAGGTCTCAGCTTTGCGCCCGACCGCAACGAGACAGCGGGCCTCGGGGTCCCTTCGAATCGTTTTCGAGGCGGCCAGGGAAGCTCTGCGCGTGGCAAAGCGCCACTGCAGGCAACAGGCATCGCTCCGACCCACTCTGGCGCAAGTAACGCGAGCCAGCTGTCCCCCGCGCCACATCAGAAAGGCTTGATTTTATTCCAGCCCTAGAGCATGCTCTTGAAAGCGCGTGGGTTCATTCG is from Bos taurus isolate L1 Dominette 01449 registration number 42190680 breed Hereford chromosome 22, ARS-UCD2.0, whole genome shotgun sequence and encodes:
- the EOMES gene encoding eomesodermin homolog isoform X1, with protein sequence MQLGEQLLVSSVNLPGAHFYPLEGARGGGGGSAGHLPGAAPSPQRLDLDKAPKKFSGSLSCEAASGEPAAAGAGAPATMLSDADAGDAFASAAAVAKPGPPDGRKGSPCGEEELPSAAAAAAAAAAASARYSMDSLSSERYYLQSPGPQGSELAAPCSLFPYQAAAGAPHGSVYPAPNGARYPYGSMLPPGGFPAAVCPPGRAQFGTGAGASGGAGGGGGGGGPGAYQYGQGAPLYGPYPAAAAAGTCGGLGGLGVPGSGFRAHVYLCNRPLWLKFHRHQTEMIITKQGRRMFPFLSFNINGLNPTAHYNVFVEVVLADPNHWRFQGGKWVTCGKADNNMQGNKMYVHPESPNTGSHWMRQEISFGKLKLTNNKGANNNNTQMIVLQSLHKYQPRLHIVEVTEDGVEDLNEPSKTQTFTFSETQFIAVTAYQNTDITQLKIDHNPFAKGFRDNYDSMYTASENDRLTPSPTDSPRSHQIVPGGRYGVQSFFPEPFVNTLPQARYYNGERTVPQTNGLLSPQQSEEVANPPQRWLVTPVQQPGTNKIDIGSYESEYSSSTLLPYGIKSLPLQTSHALGYYPDPGFPAMAGWGGRGSYQRKMAAGLPWTSRTSPPGFSEDQLSKEKVKEEIGSSWIETPPSIKSLDSNDSGVYTSACKRRRLSPSTSSNENSPSIKCEDINAEEYSKDSSKGMGGYYAFYTTP
- the EOMES gene encoding eomesodermin homolog, which produces MQLGEQLLVSSVNLPGAHFYPLEGARGGGGGSAGHLPGAAPSPQRLDLDKAPKKFSGSLSCEAASGEPAAAGAGAPATMLSDADAGDAFASAAAVAKPGPPDGRKGSPCGEEELPSAAAAAAAAAAASARYSMDSLSSERYYLQSPGPQGSELAAPCSLFPYQAAAGAPHGSVYPAPNGARYPYGSMLPPGGFPAAVCPPGRAQFGTGAGASGGAGGGGGGGGPGAYQYGQGAPLYGPYPAAAAAGTCGGLGGLGVPGSGFRAHVYLCNRPLWLKFHRHQTEMIITKQGRRMFPFLSFNINGLNPTAHYNVFVEVVLADPNHWRFQGGKWVTCGKADNNMQGNKMYVHPESPNTGSHWMRQEISFGKLKLTNNKGANNNNTQMIVLQSLHKYQPRLHIVEVTEDGVEDLNEPSKTQTFTFSETQFIAVTAYQNTDITQLKIDHNPFAKGFRDNYDSSHQIVPGGRYGVQSFFPEPFVNTLPQARYYNGERTVPQTNGLLSPQQSEEVANPPQRWLVTPVQQPGTNKIDIGSYESEYSSSTLLPYGIKSLPLQTSHALGYYPDPGFPAMAGWGGRGSYQRKMAAGLPWTSRTSPPGFSEDQLSKEKVKEEIGSSWIETPPSIKSLDSNDSGVYTSACKRRRLSPSTSSNENSPSIKCEDINAEEYSKDSSKGMGGYYAFYTTP